The Limisphaera ngatamarikiensis genomic interval GAGGCGCTGTACGAGGGTGCGGACCTGGTTGGGTGTCCAAGTGACGCTGATGTCGGTCATAGGCTTGCCGCAAGGTAGGGAGAACGACTAGGTTGCGCCAGCGTGGGCGCGACGTTGAATCATTACACGGTGGAGTTGACCGAGGAGCAGGCCCGGGAGTTGGAGCGGTGGTGTCGGGAGCACGGGTTTGAGATGCGGGAGGTGCCGCATGCGCGGTTCGGGGCGTTTGGGGAGGATGTGAGCGTGGTGTGTTATCGGAGTGGGAAGGCGGTGGTGCAGGGGCGGGGGACGCGGGATTTTGTGCAGTTTGTTTTGGAACCGGAGATTTTGAAGGAGGCGCGGCTGGGGTATGAGCTGGAGTTGGAGCCGGAGTTGAAGCTGGCGCGGGTGGGGATCGACGAGTCGGGCAAGGGCGATTTGTTTGGTCCGTTGTGTGTGGCGGCGGTGTATGTGAACGAGTCGGTGGTGCGTTCGTGGCAGGGGAGCGGGATTCGGGACAGCAAGCGTGTGGGGAGTGATGCGGCGGTGCGGGAGTTGGCGCGGCAGGTGCGGTCCACACCCGGTTGTGTGTGGGAGGTGGTGGTGATCGGGAACGCGGCGTACAACCGGTGTTGGCGGGCGATGGGGAATGTGAACCGGTTGTTGGCGTGGGGTCATGCGCGGGCGTTGGAGAATTTGCTGGCGCGGGGGGATCGGTTGAATCCGTTTCCAGTCCGGGTGATCAGCGATCAGTTTGCGGCGGATCCGCGGGTGGTGGCGCGTGCGTTGATGGAGCGGGGCCGGACGTTGGAGCTGGTGCAGCGGCATCGAGCGGAGTCGGATCCGGCGGTGGCGGCGGCGTCGTTGCTGGCGCGGGAGGCTTTTTTGGACCGGTTGGCGCGGTTGAGCCAGCGGTGGGGGGTGCGGTTGCCGCGGGGGGCCGGGGCGGAGGCGCGGGAGGCGTTGCGGCAATTGGTGCAGAAGCATGGTGCCGGCGTGTGTGTGGAGGTGACGAAGCTGCATTTTCGGACCGTGTCGGAGGTGTTGTCGGAGTTGCGGTTGCCGATGCCGGATCCGGGCGGGGCCGGGCCGGGGCGGTCTGGTGGGTTTGGAGGGGAGGGCGGGGATGGCGGGTGGGGTCTTTTTGGGCGTGCGGGTGGGGGGCGAGCGGATTAAAAGACGGGGCCGTGGGATCGGGACATTTGCGCTTGAAGGATCAGCCGCCGGCGGAACGGCCGCGGGAGCGGCTGTTGCAGCGCGGGGCGGACGCGCTGACGACGGCGGAGCTGCTGGCGATTTTGTTGCGAACGGGCCATCGGGGGGCCAATGCGGTGGAGGTGGGGCACGAGTTGTTGCGGCGATTTGGTTCGTTGCACGGGTTGGCGCAGGCGACGGTGGAGGAGCTGCGGGAGGTGAAGGGTGTGGGACGGGACAAGGCGGTGACGTTGGCCGGGGCGTTTGCTCTGGCGCGGCGTCTGGTGGAGGAGCGGGTGGAGGAGTCGCCGCTTTTGAATCATCCGGAGGCGGTGGCGGATCTTGTGCGGGAACAGGCGCGGTTGTGCACGGTGGAGACGTTTTGGGTGGCCTTGTTGAACACGCGGCATCGGTTGATCAAGTTGGAGCGGATTTCGCAGGGGACGCTGGACACGATTTTGGTGCATCCGCGCGAGGTGTTTCGGCCGGCCGTGGCGGCGAAGGCGGCTGCGGTGGTGCTGATTCACAATCATCCGAGCGGGGACCCGACGCCGTCGGAGGCGGACGTGCGGGTGACACGCGACCTGGTG includes:
- the radC gene encoding RadC family protein produces the protein MGSGHLRLKDQPPAERPRERLLQRGADALTTAELLAILLRTGHRGANAVEVGHELLRRFGSLHGLAQATVEELREVKGVGRDKAVTLAGAFALARRLVEERVEESPLLNHPEAVADLVREQARLCTVETFWVALLNTRHRLIKLERISQGTLDTILVHPREVFRPAVAAKAAAVVLIHNHPSGDPTPSEADVRVTRDLVRAGQVLRIDVLDHVIVGRATSGRSRDYVSLRELGVMQV
- the rnhC gene encoding ribonuclease HIII translates to MGATLNHYTVELTEEQARELERWCREHGFEMREVPHARFGAFGEDVSVVCYRSGKAVVQGRGTRDFVQFVLEPEILKEARLGYELELEPELKLARVGIDESGKGDLFGPLCVAAVYVNESVVRSWQGSGIRDSKRVGSDAAVRELARQVRSTPGCVWEVVVIGNAAYNRCWRAMGNVNRLLAWGHARALENLLARGDRLNPFPVRVISDQFAADPRVVARALMERGRTLELVQRHRAESDPAVAAASLLAREAFLDRLARLSQRWGVRLPRGAGAEAREALRQLVQKHGAGVCVEVTKLHFRTVSEVLSELRLPMPDPGGAGPGRSGGFGGEGGDGGWGLFGRAGGGRAD